The DNA window GTTCACGCCGAATATCCTTGCCGGCAAGGGGCTCGATGATTGAACGTAAAGAACTGACACAGCGCTACGCGCACTACCAGTCTTAGCCAATTGGACCTGGACAGAGTCCTCTGAGTTGCCATCATATGAAACCATAGATCGCATTCTAACGAAGAACACATCACCATGAAATTCGAACAGCTTGTGCCAAGTATCTATTACGTCGATGTCAGGAGCAGTCTGGCGCTCTTCGTCGATTGTCTGGGCTTCAGCATCACCCACGAGGAGTTCGATTCAGACTTCCCGTATTGTGTGATCGAAAAGGACGGACTCGGGATACTCCTGTTCCAAAACCCCGAATATGCCGCTCATGACAAGCCCGAACTCAGGCTTGTGACCAAGAACATCCAGGAAGTATACGAGAGGGTATCATCGACACACCCGCAGTTCTTACACCCCAACCTCAATACCATCACGCTCCGACCCTGGGGCGCAAAAGAATTTGCTCTGAAGGATCACCACGTGGGAGTCATCGTTCAGGAGTGGCAGTAGTGTTGCGATGCGAATGGGTACGGACCGAACTTCTGCCTACCGACACACGAACGGTGGCGGCTGTACCGATGAGATTCTTCGCTTCTCGTAGAATGAAAGACAGGGGCGGCTACAAATATCTATCGATCGCTTGCGGCAGCATTTCGCGCCAGGTAGGCCAGTCGTGGCGGTAGGTGTGATCCCAGCATTCGACCCAATTGGGTATCTGTTTCTTGCCCAGGATCTCGGCAAACCGCCAGCTTTGCGACGGGTCCTCATACTCGCCGCTGCCGGTATAGATGTAAATCTTCTTTTTGCGGATTTCGGAGAGAATCGCTTCGTCGGTAAGATTCGGAATGTAATCGGCCGGTGAATTGAAATAGACATCCTCGTCGAAGTAACCCTTCGTATAGGACTTCAGATCGTAGACACCACTCATCGAGATCGTCCCTCTATAGAGTTCGGGATTTCGCAGCAGCGTATTCATCGCATGCAACGCGCCGAACGAGACGCCGAACGTATAGATACCCGCGTGATCGGTTTGCTTGTTGATGTACGGGACAACCTCATCCCTAATGTAACGATTGAACTCCTGATGT is part of the Bacteroidota bacterium genome and encodes:
- a CDS encoding esterase, with protein sequence MLRTLDSFQSTALSEEMPIAVYGHSGPALLMFPSAAADYLEYERFHLIDSIKHHIEAGCVRCYSINSINSQSWLNNEIEPRQKAIRHQEFNRYIRDEVVPYINKQTDHAGIYTFGVSFGALHAMNTLLRNPELYRGTISMSGVYDLKSYTKGYFDEDVYFNSPADYIPNLTDEAILSEIRKKKIYIYTGSGEYEDPSQSWRFAEILGKKQIPNWVECWDHTYRHDWPTWREMLPQAIDRYL